Proteins encoded together in one Diceros bicornis minor isolate mBicDic1 chromosome 18, mDicBic1.mat.cur, whole genome shotgun sequence window:
- the LOC131417714 gene encoding protein CD300H-like isoform X1, with protein sequence MKSRRGRQGERTLGEEAPASGPATAGETAQRDGAMWLPSAVLLLCVPGSLSLSGPSNVTGTVGGSLSVQCRYEEEYRTFTKYWCRQPCLPLWQQIVETTESETEVRRGRVSIMDHTEDLTFTVTLENLTADDTGKYRCGIATILREEGLQGFLPDPFFQVQVFVFPASSSKSSTWTPGCSSQQQGSLLSSVHFLLLISLKVPLLLIMLSAVLWVNRPQRVICGETEPA encoded by the exons ATGAAGAGCAGAAGAGGGAGACAGGGTGAGCGGACCCTCGGGGAGGAGGCTCCAGCCTCAGGCCCAGCAACAGCGGGAGAGACCGCCCAGCGGGACGGGGCCATGTGGCTGCCATCAGCTGTGCTGCTTCTCTGTGTCCCAG GCTCTTTGTCTCTGAGTGGCCCCAGCAACGTGACGGGCACTGTGGGGGGATCCCTGAGCGTGCAGTGTCGGTACGAGGAGGAATACAGGACGTTTACCAAATACTGGTGCAGACAACCGTGCTTGCCACTTTGGCAGCAGATTGTGGAGACCACAGAGTCTGAGACAGAGGTGAGGAGGGGCCGGGTGTCCATCATGGACCACACTGAGGACCTCACCTTCACCGTGACCTTGGAGAACCTCACTGCAGATGACACAGGAAAGTACAGGTGTGGGATTGCAACGATACTGCGGGAGGAAGGACTCCAGGGCTTCCTGCCTGATCCTTTTTTCCAGGTTCAAGTGTTTGTTTTCCCAG CCTCCAGCAGCAAAAGCTCTACGTGGACACCTGGATGTTCCAGCCAACAGCAAGG GTCCCTGCTCAGCAGCGTCCACTTCCTGCTCCTCATATCCCTGAAGGTGCCCCTGCTCCTGATAATGCTCAGCGCCGTCCTCTGGGTGAACAGGCCTCAGAGGGTAATTTGTGGAGAAACAGAGCCAGCCTGA
- the LOC131417714 gene encoding protein CD300H-like isoform X2 codes for MKSRRGRQGERTLGEEAPASGPATAGETAQRDGAMWLPSAVLLLCVPGSLSLSGPSNVTGTVGGSLSVQCRYEEEYRTFTKYWCRQPCLPLWQQIVETTESETEVRRGRVSIMDHTEDLTFTVTLENLTADDTGKYRCGIATILREEGLQGFLPDPFFQVQVFVFPASSSKSSTWTPGSPCQSPCPSHRSLLSSVHFLLLISLKVPLLLIMLSAVLWVNRPQRVICGETEPA; via the exons ATGAAGAGCAGAAGAGGGAGACAGGGTGAGCGGACCCTCGGGGAGGAGGCTCCAGCCTCAGGCCCAGCAACAGCGGGAGAGACCGCCCAGCGGGACGGGGCCATGTGGCTGCCATCAGCTGTGCTGCTTCTCTGTGTCCCAG GCTCTTTGTCTCTGAGTGGCCCCAGCAACGTGACGGGCACTGTGGGGGGATCCCTGAGCGTGCAGTGTCGGTACGAGGAGGAATACAGGACGTTTACCAAATACTGGTGCAGACAACCGTGCTTGCCACTTTGGCAGCAGATTGTGGAGACCACAGAGTCTGAGACAGAGGTGAGGAGGGGCCGGGTGTCCATCATGGACCACACTGAGGACCTCACCTTCACCGTGACCTTGGAGAACCTCACTGCAGATGACACAGGAAAGTACAGGTGTGGGATTGCAACGATACTGCGGGAGGAAGGACTCCAGGGCTTCCTGCCTGATCCTTTTTTCCAGGTTCAAGTGTTTGTTTTCCCAG CCTCCAGCAGCAAAAGCTCTACGTGGACACCTGGAT CTCCCTGTCAGTCACCATGTCCCTCTCATAGGTCCCTGCTCAGCAGCGTCCACTTCCTGCTCCTCATATCCCTGAAGGTGCCCCTGCTCCTGATAATGCTCAGCGCCGTCCTCTGGGTGAACAGGCCTCAGAGGGTAATTTGTGGAGAAACAGAGCCAGCCTGA